The genomic window TATCCCATTCCCTATCCCATTCCCTatccccattccctgtatcccattccctatatcccattccctatccccattccctgtatcCCATTCCCTGTACCCCATTCCCTGTACCCCATTCCCTATATTCCCATTCCCTATCCCCATTCCCTATCCCATTCCCTatccccattccctgtatcCCATTCCCTATATCCCATTCCCTATCCCCATTCCCTATCCCATTCCCTATCCCATTCCCTGTATCCCATTCCCTGTACCCCATTCCCTGTATCCCATTCCCTATATCCCATTCCCTATCCCCATTCCCTATCCCATTCCCTATCCCATTCCCTGTATCCCATTCCCTGTACCCCATTCCCTGTATCCCATTCCCTATATCCCATTCCCTATCCCCATTCCCTATCCCATTCCCTATCCCATTCCCTGTATCCCATTCCCTGTACCCCATTCCCTGTATCCCATTTCCTATCCCATTCCCTGTGTAATTCCCGATATTCCCGGCCCCAGCGCGCCCCCACAGCGCCCCCCAGCGGCGCGCTCCCGCCTCTGCGGCGCTCGCTCGCGttgtgcggggccgggcccctCGCGGCCGCCGtcgggggcgggccgggccgggccgggcaggagcggccaTGGGGAACCTGTTCGGGCGGAAACGGCGGAGCCGCGTCACGGAGCAGGACCGGGCCGTGCTGGTGAGCGGGGgggcgccgggccgggccgggccgggccgtgctgCTGAGCGGGAGGGATGGGCCGGGccggcctggcctggctctGGGCGCGCCCGTGCGGTTTGCCGGGTCCCCGCGGCCGTGGAGGGGCCCGGCTGGGGCTGAGCGGCCCCCGGTGCCGTCGGTGAGGCGGCGGGGAGAGaccgggcggggagcggcgctGCTGGAGCGGGcgctggagctgccagggctgagcGGTGACCCTTGTCCGTCCCTCTGTCCGTCCGTCCCTCTGTCCGTCCATCCCTCTGTCTGTCCCTCCCGCGCTCCCTCCGTGTCCCTCTCTCCCGCAGCAACTGAAGCAGCAGCGGGACAAGCTCCGGCAGTACCAGAAGCGGCTGAGTCTGGGCCTGGAGCGGGAGCGGGCGCTGGCCCGGCAGCTGCTCCGGGACGGCAAGAAAGAGTGAGGGGAAAGGGGTCCCCGGGGGGCGAGGGGGGGAGCGCCGGTGCCACCGCCAGCGTGTCCCTGGGAAGGAAACACCGCTGGGTCGGAGGAATCAGAGTCTCGGAAAGGTTTGGGTTGAGGCGAgccttaaagttcatctcatcccaccccctgccatggcagggacacctcccactgtcccaggctgctccagccccaatgtccagcctggccttgggcactgccagggatccaggggcagccccagctgctctgggcaccctgtgccagggcctgcccaccctcccgtGGAAAGATTTATTCCCAATATCCGATTTGCTCATCCTTGCtcttcccaggagcagctcagggttGCCAGTTCAGCTGCACACAAGTTGTCCCCTCTTAGCAGAAGCACAGAACAAGCGTGGCTCTGATGGGGTTCTTTTAGGCTTTATTTGCTTCATCCAAGCTGAGTTTCCCTCCCTGTGTGTCCCTCAGGAAagccatgctgctgctgaagaagAAACGGTACCAGGAGCAGCTTCTGGATAAAACAGAGAACCAGATTAGCAACCTGGAGCGGATGGTGAGTGAGGGCCTTGGGGTGTTCCGGGGCGGGGCTCCCCTTGGATCCCGTGGAATTCCATTCCAActggcaggtcctggcaggtgtTTAGCCCTCTGTCCAAGGGCAAATGTCCAAAATTGTACGTGTGCCACGACTTTTCCCTGGAGACATGAGGTGGTGCGTTTGGAATCTGCAGGCTCCGTGTTAAATGTGTGTTTTGGAAATTGCTGAAACGTTACTCACAGTGGGGATGGCTGCACTGGGGACTTCCTGGGCTTGTCTCAGCACTGTCATCTCAGAATTGGatgtgtttgggtttggggaggTCTCAGCTGGGACTGACAGCTGGAAAATCTGGTGAAATCACTTTGAGGGCTGTTGGACCTGCTGGTGCAGCCACCCATGCCGAGCTTTTTGTGTGGAtgtttcctgctgctggtgccattgaCAGGACAGAAGGGGCTCAACTGATTCTTCCTTGCAGCTTCTCTGGTGGTCCTGGCAGCCTGTGTCTGCCTAAGAATAGCAATCAGGGAGTTATTTCGGTGGGAAGAGCCCTCTGAGCCCATGGAGCCTGTgctctccagcactgccagggccaccactgtccccagctgccacatccacacatctgtTAAATCCCTTTGAgattccctgggcagcctgtgccagtgcctgaccaAAGTCTGACGGGCTCTTCCCTTTCTGCTTCCCATTCCAGGTCCAGGACATTGAATTCACCCAGATTGAAATGAAGGTCATCGAGGGCCTGAAAATAGGCAATGAGTGTCTGAACAAAATGCACCAGGTGCGTGTGGCTGGGGCAGGTCAGAGGGGCCTGGCTTGAGCTGCCTCCCTGCAGGCCCCCCCCACACCTGGATTTTGGCTCTTCCCTTCAGGTTATGTCCATAGAAGAAGTGGAAAGGATAATAGGAGAAACCCAGGATGCTGTGGAGTACCAGAGGGTGCGTGCagggggagctgggagcagcctctgcctctgcACAGAGCTGCTTGCATGTGCAGCGTGCCAAAGGCTGGGCATGTCACGTCCTTCCCTCTCTTCCACAGCAAATAGACGAGCTCCTGGCTGGCAGCCTGacggaggaggatgaggatgccATTCTAGAAGAATTAAATGCTATTACTCAGGTGAGGTTGGTGGTGTCGGGATTGAAATCCACGTTTTCAGGAAGCTGTTTGTAACAGCAGATAAAGTACCTttttctgctctcagagctCAGTCTGGGGGGAAATCTGGGACATTGCCACCCCAGTCTTTGCCCACAGCCGTGGTCTGTGGCACGGGTGACACGTTGTCTTAAATGTCCTTGCAGGAACAGTTGGAGCTTCCAGAAGTTCCTTcggagccgctcccagagaagGTCCCAGGTATGTTCTCCTTGCTCAGCTGTGGCTTCTCATGCTCCTGTCCCGTGCAATGCTCTGGGACCCTCTCCCAGTGTAAGTGTTGTCCTGGGAAATGGGAAGGAATAGCAGCTCCTGGCGTGGGGACAGGCCCAGCCGAGCCCTCGCTCCAGAAGCACCCGAGGCTCCGCTCTCTGTTCCGTCGGCGTCTGGTCATTCTGCTGGGGAGCTCCCTGTGTGACATCTGCTGTTCTCGTCACATCCTGTACCTGCCCTGAGACACCTCGTTCCATCAGGAGGCTCCAGAAGGAATTCTTTCCTTGCTTGAGCCAGGCAAGGCttcctcccacagcccaggTCTGATCCTGCCATCGCAGCAGGGATTTGTGGATGTTGGATTCACCTTGCACAGCACTGGATCTCCCTGAGGCTTGGGATGACTTGGAGCTCTTCCCACCTCACTTCACAGCGATTTGGAACCAGCTGGATGAGGATCACTGGggtcccacagctccaggaatgTCAGACCACGAGCTCCACACAGCTGACGGTCCCTGAGTGTTCCTGAGCAATCCAGAACCTCAGTGGATGGACTTGTGTGGGAATCCAGCTGGGAAGTGGGAGAGCTCACCAAGAAGGTGACCAAACAGGCCCTGGTGGTCCtgcccagcagggagggagctcACTGGGGTTTATCAGGTGCTGAGGACCTGAAAACTCAGACTGGTGAAGACTCTTCtgggacagcagagccctgagcgGTCGCTCACAGGAGCTGGACCTCCGTGCTTGTGCAAAGAGGAGCTGGAAGAAGCCATTTCGCTGTGTGGAATCTGCCCAGGAGCAATCTGGGTTGTGGGGAATGGGGCTGGTTTCCTTGGAGCTTGTTTACTCCTAAACAGGGCTCAGATGTCAGCACCGAGGCCAAACAAAACACggcccagggctgtggggtcacaggggtgagggcagggctggccctgctcctgcccaggatctgtccctgggctggtggCTTTGCTGGGCTGGGCATGTTCTGAAAGTCTGTAATTCTTCAGTGCTGTGCAAAAGGGGCATTTCCACATGGGAATGTGGGATTATTTATAACAAACTTCTCTTAGTTCAGGTGCTGTGCAAGCgtttgctgctctgcagagtggACTCTGAGCCCTGGATCCTCCTCAGGAGATGGCTGCAGGATATTTGCATTCCCTGATTTTATAACGAGTGTCTTTTCCTTCCACAGAGGTGTCACCCATCAAGAACAGGCCAAAGCCAGAGCTGGTGGCAGCATCTTAACTCCCAGTGCTGGGGATTCCCCCACGAAACTTTCACCCTGGACAGTTTGCCCTCCCAGCGTGTGCTGGGAACAGGCAATGCCTTGGCAgcatcccagctgtgctgggtggATTGTGGAGCAGGATTCCCTGCGCAGGGTGGGGAACCTCAGCTGATTATCGCTCTTGTATCAAGATTATTTTCtagtgctttctttttttgtaactTAAATTCCAAACTCACTCAGCTGCGCTGTCTCGGGATTAAACAGCAACTGTAAAACATCCAAAGCCAAATTTTTCTCTGTAGGTTTGATTCTGGTGAGGTCAGTGTGCCTTTGCTCTGGCCAAATCCCAGGAAATGCCACGCTCGGAGCGACGGTGTTCGTGCTGGGCATGGGCTGGGCGAGCACGAGCCCTGTGGAGCActctgtgtccctctgtccctcctctcTCCTGGCTCCATCTGTGGAGGGGCTGccgtgtccctgtcctgctgcacgTTGGGCAGCGCCGGAGCCGGGAGTGCGGAGTTCCCACACGAGCTCCGGGTTGGGCTCGGCTTTGGCTCACACGGAACCAGCCCAAGGGGCTTTGATTTGGGCCAAGCTCAGCCTGGGTGCTcggctctgctcctgctgcagcggCTCTGGCGGGCAAAGCCTGATCTGCTGTGAGCTGAGGAGTTTGCCCCAGCCACGgttcagccccagctccagaaCCCTGCGGggctgagcagccctgggcCGGCAGAAATCGCCTGCGATGCCAGCAAGGAGCTTCTGCCTGTGTCAGCAGCCAGGATCCCTCCCTTGTTGGCTCTGCTCCAGCGTCAGAGTTCACCTTTGGCCGAGATGGACTGATGGATCACATGGactcagctccagctgctcctgccggACGTTTCCTCGGGGGCTCGGACACGTTTCCTCGGGCTTGTGCTGCGCCAGACACGGGGCCCGAAGCTCCAGAAATCACCACTCCAAAGTGCTCCGGGAGCAGCTCGAGGGAGCCCCATCCCCTCTGAGGACAGTCGGAGCAGCGCCAGCTCCCTCGGATGCTGGAGGTCTGGAACGCTGCCTGGGCAGCCAGGTGGTGGCAGATTTGGCTGCTCTTGGAAAGAGCTCACCTGCCAGCTTGCAGATGCTCTTCAGGACACTGCAGATCTTTATTTATTACATTCTTGAAGCCACAACCCTTAATCTGCATTTCTGTGACAGCAGAAGGACCAGAGGGTCCTTGGAGACTTTGGGAGGCtgttgctggggctgtgggatcTGGTGCTAGACAAGAAGTGATCCCAGGGACTGGGGTGCTCCCCCGTGGTGCTGGGCCAGCGGCAGCTCTGGGTGGAGTCACGCTCTCTGTTGTGTTCCAAAGATTGGCCAGGGCACCCTCGTCCTCCTCGTGTGTCCCCAAGGCAGTGAGTGCCCTGGGAATGCCCCATTTGCaatcctgctgcttctcttaaGTGATGTTCTGTAACAAACCCAGGCACAGTGCtggcaaagcagctgctgcctctggagctggCCGGGGCAGTGGATGGTCCCAAGGCTGTGTCTGGTCAGCCCAGCCGCTATTGGGacagccagctcctgctcccagccctcccagggaCAGGATCATGCTCTGCTCACGGTGGTTTGTTCTCTCTGCTcggtcctggctgtgctgcaacGCAGCCCATTCCCACCAGAGAGAGCCTTGGATTCACCAGTGCCGCGCTGGCAGGAGCATTTCTGGGCAGCGTTTTTCCTTCAAGGCTCCTTCAGCCCGTTGCCAGCCGGGTGCCGGGTTGTTTAACGTGCCCCTGACTAATGTGGATCCACGGGAAGCAGCACTGGGCGCTCCCAGGAGGGTCTGGAAGGGGTCTGTCCTGGGAATGCAGCTTCCGCTGCTGGTGCTTTGGGAAAACCCTGTTCCCTGGGATTGGCATCGCCgcgggagggggcagagggatgAGGAGGGTGTGCCACAGTCCCtctgctttggttttctttctgctgaacGCCCTGGCAGCGGGAGAGACGAACCTGCGCTCCCGGTGGAAGTGGGTGTGGAGAGGGAGCGGGGCTGATGCTGAAGGGGTTAATGCAGCCCCTTCCATTCGTTGCCGCAGTGGAGAGGCCATTTACTGATCCAGCAGGAAAGTTTGGAGCAGATTGGCCGCAGCTTCCTCTGCCaatccctgccccagcagcttgGGCCGGGTCTCCTTGGGAGGAAGAGCCGGGAGTGGGCCGtgacctctgtgctgtgctgtgacaatAAACTGGTTCCAGTGGTTCCACCGACTCCTCTTCAGCCTCGTGTTTTCACAGGGAGTGTTTTGGATGAGCAGGAgttgccttcctcctccctcccctccctgctcctgcccctgggaGAGATGTGGGCAGGAAATTTCAGAGCAGGCTCCGTGTGTGGCACAAACAATCCCGTTCGGGTTCGGTCCTGTGTGCCTGGATGGCCCCGGGGGGCTCAGATGGAGCCGACAGCGCCGGGACagtcctggcacagccccgaACCAGCTGTGGCTGAGATTTCTGAgagcctctgcctctgccctccCATCCTTGGGTTTACAGCGAGGCCACGTGAGGGGTTTTTGTAAGAATTACTCTGGAACTGTCAAACTGATCCATGACCAGTCCGTGCCCAGACTCAGGGCTCTCATGGACGTGTGGCTCCCTCCTGAAGGACCACACTGGCCCGTCCTGTTTTGCCTCCCTCTAGAGGACTTGGTGCTTCCGTCCCCAACCACCTGCCCCGGCCAACACCGAGCCCGGTGTGTGACCGACCCCCCTGGAATGGGCACCGGGACAGGGGATGCGgttggcaggagcagcacagcaccaccCCCACGCTCAGCCCCGGTGCAGGGTGAGGCTCCACCTGCGGTGTTCCTGAGCCGTGCTGGGACACCAGCTGCTCCCTTGTTACTCTGGATTTACgtctctcctgctgctgggagcagcggGATGCCCCAGGCCCCCCCTGCCTGCGCCAGGCGGACCCTCgacagcagctcagccccgccgggccgccctGCCGGGGCcctgggaaagcagctgtgCCGAGTTTGGAGTGTGTAATTAGCACTCCCCGTGCCCCTCAGCTGTGGCAGTGGGGTGGGAGCCAGCTCCCGCCGGGAGGGCTGCGCACGGAGCTCTTCCAGCTGTGTTTGAGTTGGCCAGATGTTGAGTTAGAGGAGTGTGGAGGCAGCGCTGCTCGTTGTTAATGAAACCCTGGAGAACAGGAACAAACCTCATGCTCCTGCCTCGGCTGCCCCCGCAGCGCCTGGAGCCCTCCCCGGAGCCCCGGGCCCCTCTCCAGAGGCTCTGGAGAGGTTCTGGCCACCGGACAATTCCCAGGGCAAACCTGCCTGTGCAGGCACAGCAcgtgtgacagtgacagggaATCTCAGCGTTCCCGGAGCCCTCACTCCTCCTGGATCTCTCTGCTATTCCCAACACGCTGCTCAGTGCTGGATCCAGCTCCGTGGCCTTTAACGTGGTTTGTGTGGCAATGTGGGATCCCAGCCCCgtgcaggggaagggggaaacGAGCAGTTCTGCTGGGAGATGTTGCTGCCCATTCCCTACTCCCTCCACAGGGATGGTTCCTGTTCCATGGGGACACTGCCCCATCCCATGGGATCTGCCCAGCCAGGACCgctgccctgcacagagccTTCGTTCTACATCCCGCACCCCTGGGAGCGAGGGATGGGACCGGGGGCGAGCAGGAATTCCAGCCAGCCTTATGCAAGCAGCAATGCCTTTAAATAGACCCTTACTCCCTGGTGtccaggaggcagcagagccgcTGGGCTCCAGCACCgttccctggggctgtgctggatcCTCCCTGGTCCCCCACGCCCCGTCCGTGTGCCGGGAGCTGACACGAAGCTGGTTCAGGGCAAAGGCCGGGAGCTGcctcccctcctcagcagcCTCTTCCCCGGGCTTTGAGGGAATTGTGTAACGGGAGGcggtggcagagccctggcagttTCTATGCCAACACAGCTGGATGGCAGCTCTGGGGGATGGGGGGCTGCCAGTGCACCCCCAAACAGCTGCACAGCCCCAAACAGCTGCACATTCTAACACAGCTGCACCCCCTGACACGGCTGCACCCCCTGACGCGTTGTCATGCTCCACTGCCTCCGATCTTTCCTGGAACACccatggaaaagcaaaacaaggagcTGAGAACCCCGGAGGTGTCGGATCCATGGGCCTTTCCTCTGGgccctgctgcttcctggcaCGAGGGGCTCAGAGGCCCTGGggctctccctgtcccctctcagctcccacccctgggaaTGAACTCACCGTGTCCCTTGTCCCGCACCCTCCCTGGCAAACCCTGCCTCAGGACCAGGCACAGTTTGGTCAGGATCTttcatcttcttcctcctcttcatcatcCACACCCTGAGCTTGCCCTGCCCCAtatgggggtcccaggggtctGGGTGCTGTCCACACTTGGGGGCACCGCTGGGGTGCTGCATTCTGCACCCAAACCTTGCTGTGCCAACCCTCCCCCCATCCCAACTGCCCACTCAGACACACTGGGAACCAACCACTGGCTCCTTCCCTCTTCCATATTTTCAGTGCCCTGGTGTCACGCTGAGTCACCAGCAGAGCAATAGGAGAGGCTTTGGCAGGGAACAAGCCCAAGTTTTGATAGTTcaactgtgggaaaaaaaatcagcgcAATTTCCTAATTAGAGCAGCGCTGGGAACAAAGCGGGTCTGTCCGAGCGCAGCGCGGCCGCAGCCGGGAATGTGACCTTTGCTGGCTCGTGGTGCCAGACGGGAGCTGCCGGTGAATGGTGGTGCTTGGCAGGGGCTGAAATGCCTCAGCAGGGCCTGCTCTGACGTAGGAGCCAAAATTCCCCCTCCTGGGGGCCATGGGACCCATGGCAGATGGGTGcaagcagcactgggagctggcagttGTCCCTGTGTCACCACTTTTGCTGCCCCaaacagccctggctgccctgccctgtgctggaaTGTGGCTCCCCAAGTTGTGGGTGAAGCCGTGGCCACGCCGGGTGTCCCCGAGGGCCAGCGCTGCTGCGTGATGGGTGTCCCCGGCCTGTGTCCCCGGCCCGTGGCTGCCactcagccagcacagcagagcgATGCCAGGCTGCTCCGGGGCTGG from Corvus hawaiiensis isolate bCorHaw1 chromosome 19, bCorHaw1.pri.cur, whole genome shotgun sequence includes these protein-coding regions:
- the CHMP6 gene encoding charged multivesicular body protein 6, whose amino-acid sequence is MGNLFGRKRRSRVTEQDRAVLQLKQQRDKLRQYQKRLSLGLERERALARQLLRDGKKEKAMLLLKKKRYQEQLLDKTENQISNLERMVQDIEFTQIEMKVIEGLKIGNECLNKMHQVMSIEEVERIIGETQDAVEYQRQIDELLAGSLTEEDEDAILEELNAITQEQLELPEVPSEPLPEKVPEVSPIKNRPKPELVAAS